The DNA segment ATAATTGATTTTGACTTGAACTGATTGAATTTCTCTTCCTTCTCGGAAGGCTTCATTCTTAAATTCTTGGGCGTGTCCTAATTCATGCGAAATGACATGTAAGGCAGACATTGTTTCAGGAGCACTTTCTAATTGGCCATGACCGACATAGTTCACCCTTCGATCTCTTAGGAGATCTACATTCATTCGGCTGAATGTGGATTCTTCTATTCTCATGAAAACCTAACCACCTAATGGGTACTTCGGTCTGAATGGATAAAAGTTTAATATGAAATTGATTTTTTGAAAAGTAAAAACTCTCCTAAAATTAGGAGAGTTTTTGAATGGTTTGAGAAATTAAGGACCCTGTCTCACACAACGGACATAATTCCTTTGTGTTTTTACGACGGAACGTTGGACTCCATAGGATTGACGGTCAAACGAAATTGCAAACGCAGTTTCACCTGGTAAATCGTCTTGGTTAGACCAAGCAGTCCAATAATCTTCCTCTTGGGTGGATGGAAAAAATTGTAAAGTTGCTGCACGTCCAGGAATCACCAATCGTTGGTATTCAATGGGAGTTGGAACTCGCCAAGTATGCCCTAAAAAGTTACTATTTTGGCATGCTGCATACAACTCACTTGTTCCTTGGATACTGATGGATGAAAATCCTTGGATCACTTGAGGGAAGTTGATCGAATTACAAGCATGCGTTTTGGAATCACAAAACGCAACTTGGATTGCACCAGCTCGACTGGAATCATAAGGGTTGTAAATGGATCCTTGAGGAGCCCCCAAACAATCATTAAATCCCGATCGGTATATTTGACCGTGTGAACATTTTTGCCAAACCAAATTGGAAATTGCGTCTGTCACGGTTCCATTTCCATTATCACGCAAACTCTGATTTGCCAAGAGTCCTGCGAAAAGTTGGTTGGTTTCTTCTGGACTTAATCCAAAGACATCGTCTACAGGTTTCATTTCGCAGTTGATGAATAAAGAAATTGCCAAAAGAGCAAAACAGTAATGAAGTTTTTTCATAATCTTAAAGTGCTCCCTAAAATATGTGATTAAAGTTAATAAAGGTCTGTCTATCTTCATTTGAAATCGCATGATCAATGTAGATAACTGTTGCTTGGTTCCAAGGAATTCTTAGACCAA comes from the Leptospira ellinghausenii genome and includes:
- the lsa25 gene encoding surface adhesin Lsa25, translating into MKKLHYCFALLAISLFINCEMKPVDDVFGLSPEETNQLFAGLLANQSLRDNGNGTVTDAISNLVWQKCSHGQIYRSGFNDCLGAPQGSIYNPYDSSRAGAIQVAFCDSKTHACNSINFPQVIQGFSSISIQGTSELYAACQNSNFLGHTWRVPTPIEYQRLVIPGRAATLQFFPSTQEEDYWTAWSNQDDLPGETAFAISFDRQSYGVQRSVVKTQRNYVRCVRQGP